The following proteins are encoded in a genomic region of Desulfovibrio sp.:
- a CDS encoding 4'-phosphopantetheinyl transferase family protein, with the protein MERPLTILCTPLPAGSSKELEGWRCALEAVLEPWLDERQLAHVHRFGRSPNGQAETPETQQVVLRTALSRLFARAQLVTHAAQQTMAANSPLARPLPQLGMDTQGRPQFPGWHAAFSHSGEAAFCALCPAPAGAAVPPHALDAESLLSPPPAPNAFAPAELPRRKNGLSQQGIDREALRRWTIKEALLKASGLGLGMDPARVPTGVFGQRAGIWHGPMDIFYWCSLPCPGHWLCLAQQVSAKADFQPEILRPLVLRQSPTSLLRALSAPRPRG; encoded by the coding sequence ATGGAACGCCCGCTCACAATACTCTGCACGCCCTTGCCCGCTGGCTCCAGTAAAGAGCTGGAAGGCTGGCGCTGTGCGCTTGAAGCGGTGCTGGAACCGTGGCTGGACGAGAGGCAGCTTGCCCACGTGCACCGCTTTGGCCGCTCGCCCAACGGGCAGGCCGAGACGCCGGAGACGCAACAGGTCGTGCTGCGGACGGCTCTGTCGCGCCTGTTTGCGCGAGCCCAACTGGTGACGCATGCCGCGCAGCAGACCATGGCGGCAAATTCACCCCTCGCAAGGCCGCTGCCGCAACTGGGCATGGATACTCAGGGCCGCCCCCAGTTCCCCGGTTGGCATGCGGCCTTCAGCCACAGCGGCGAGGCAGCCTTTTGCGCCCTTTGCCCAGCCCCGGCAGGAGCCGCCGTACCCCCTCATGCACTAGATGCGGAGTCGTTGCTTTCCCCGCCGCCAGCCCCCAATGCCTTTGCCCCGGCAGAACTGCCACGGCGCAAAAACGGCCTTTCGCAACAGGGCATCGACCGCGAAGCACTGCGTCGCTGGACAATCAAGGAGGCCCTGCTCAAAGCCTCCGGTCTGGGGCTGGGCATGGATCCCGCCAGGGTTCCCACAGGCGTTTTTGGGCAACGGGCCGGAATCTGGCACGGGCCAATGGATATATTTTACTGGTGCAGCCTGCCCTGCCCCGGCCACTGGCTTTGTCTGGCACAACAGGTGAGCGCAAAAGCAGACTTTCAACCAGAAATTTTACGGCCACTGGTGCTCCGCCAGAGCCCGACCAGCCTGCTGCGCGCCCTTTCCGCCCCACGCCCGCGCGGCTGA